The following proteins are encoded in a genomic region of Bacillus spongiae:
- the paaC gene encoding 1,2-phenylacetyl-CoA epoxidase subunit PaaC yields the protein MGRGSEKIMITEHKKNKVLTELLYQLADDDFIHAYRGSEWLGLAPHIEEDVAFSSINQDTMGHATMLYGLLEELGEGNVDELAHERESATRRNAVLLELVNGPGHYMEEPRYDWAFTVVRNYFYVTWKKVKMESLKQSSYQPLADVAVKVNMELYYHVMHWKTWIIQLFNATDESRNRMMEALRRVCEEFADVISLGEYGPGMVDLELIESKEELLKKWTSFVKPVFQTINLPVPTDFTAKSGNGRSGHHTTELNEALNTLSEVFRFDRTASW from the coding sequence ATGGGGAGGGGAAGTGAAAAAATCATGATAACGGAGCATAAAAAAAATAAAGTATTAACAGAGCTTTTATATCAACTTGCAGATGATGATTTTATTCACGCCTATCGTGGGTCTGAATGGCTGGGACTCGCCCCCCATATAGAAGAAGATGTGGCTTTTTCATCCATTAATCAGGATACTATGGGCCATGCAACCATGCTGTACGGATTATTGGAAGAATTAGGCGAAGGAAATGTTGATGAACTAGCCCACGAACGTGAATCAGCGACTCGTCGTAACGCAGTATTACTAGAATTAGTGAATGGACCTGGCCATTATATGGAAGAGCCAAGGTATGATTGGGCTTTTACAGTCGTTCGAAATTATTTCTATGTTACATGGAAAAAAGTCAAAATGGAGTCTCTCAAACAATCAAGCTATCAACCTCTAGCTGACGTAGCGGTAAAAGTTAATATGGAACTCTATTATCATGTTATGCACTGGAAAACGTGGATAATTCAATTATTTAACGCGACAGACGAGAGTAGAAACCGAATGATGGAAGCGTTAAGGCGAGTATGCGAAGAGTTTGCCGATGTCATTTCTCTTGGTGAGTATGGACCAGGAATGGTGGATTTAGAATTGATTGAGTCAAAAGAGGAGCTTTTGAAGAAGTGGACATCATTTGTTAAGCCAGTATTTCAAACAATCAATCTACCAGTTCCGACTGATTTTACCGCAAAGAGTGGGAATGGGCGAAGTGGTCACCATACTACGGAGCTGAATGAAGCTCTGAATACGTTAAGTGAAGTGTTTCGATTTGATCGAACAGCAAGTTGGTAA
- the paaA gene encoding 1,2-phenylacetyl-CoA epoxidase subunit PaaA, protein MTNILSFEELTEEEKQHQFLQRIQAGEKIEADDWMPEEYRKTLIKLISMHGISEIMGALPEKEWVPKAPSLRRKLGIMAKVQDEMGHGQLLLRVAEDLMKPYGKTREEIMQDLFSGDLKFHNVFHMEAPTWGDAGLIGWLVDGAAIITQTNMLSASYGPYARALKRICAEEVFHAQHGEAIIMALAEGTQKQKILVQESLDRWWEALLMFFGPGDSSTTGSSKQDITMKYNIRTKSNEELRQDFFSKYVPRILSLGLRLPDETMHYDEEQERWIYKQPNWNKFKEIIRNNGPKSKERLRLRQLSYENNEWVREALS, encoded by the coding sequence GTGACGAATATCCTTTCATTCGAAGAGTTAACGGAAGAAGAAAAGCAGCATCAATTTCTTCAAAGAATTCAAGCTGGAGAGAAGATTGAGGCAGATGATTGGATGCCTGAAGAATATCGAAAAACGTTGATTAAGTTGATTTCGATGCATGGTATTAGTGAAATTATGGGTGCGCTTCCGGAGAAGGAGTGGGTACCAAAAGCACCATCATTACGTAGGAAGCTTGGAATTATGGCAAAGGTGCAGGATGAAATGGGACATGGTCAGCTATTGTTACGTGTGGCAGAGGATTTAATGAAGCCTTATGGCAAAACGAGAGAAGAGATTATGCAAGATTTGTTTTCCGGAGATTTAAAGTTTCATAATGTGTTTCATATGGAAGCGCCAACGTGGGGAGATGCAGGGCTGATAGGATGGTTAGTTGATGGTGCAGCCATTATTACCCAAACGAATATGTTAAGTGCATCTTATGGTCCTTATGCACGTGCGCTAAAACGAATTTGTGCAGAAGAGGTCTTTCATGCACAACATGGAGAAGCGATTATTATGGCTCTAGCGGAAGGAACACAAAAACAGAAAATACTTGTACAGGAGTCATTGGACCGTTGGTGGGAAGCCTTGCTAATGTTCTTTGGTCCAGGTGATTCATCAACGACAGGTTCTTCGAAACAAGATATAACGATGAAATACAACATTAGGACGAAATCAAATGAAGAATTACGTCAAGACTTCTTCTCAAAATATGTACCAAGGATTTTGTCTCTCGGTCTACGGTTGCCGGATGAGACGATGCATTATGACGAAGAACAAGAACGATGGATTTACAAACAACCTAATTGGAATAAATTTAAAGAAATCATTCGAAATAATGGTCCGAAGTCGAAGGAACGTCTTCGCTTAAGGCAGCTTTCCTATGAGAATAACGAGTGGGTGAGAGAAGCGTTAAGTTAA
- the paaD gene encoding 1,2-phenylacetyl-CoA epoxidase subunit PaaD, whose translation MKELIIKELHRVKDPEIDSISIVELGMVEHIELSKDSVQIQLLPTFMGCPALDIIKENVEKVLRQLEGVESVKVQFLHSPPWTSDRISEVGREKLKDFGIAPPPKFSKDEGSWDVDCPFCGSTYTTLENLFGPTACRSILYCKQCKNPFEAMKPISIDM comes from the coding sequence ATGAAAGAACTCATCATAAAGGAATTACATCGGGTGAAGGACCCTGAAATTGATTCAATTAGTATTGTAGAACTTGGAATGGTCGAGCATATCGAATTAAGCAAAGACTCAGTGCAAATTCAACTTCTTCCAACCTTTATGGGCTGCCCAGCTTTAGACATTATAAAGGAAAATGTTGAAAAAGTATTGAGGCAGCTAGAGGGTGTGGAGTCTGTAAAAGTACAATTTCTGCACTCACCCCCATGGACATCTGATCGAATAAGTGAAGTTGGACGTGAAAAGTTAAAGGATTTTGGAATTGCCCCGCCGCCGAAATTTAGTAAAGACGAAGGAAGCTGGGATGTGGATTGCCCCTTCTGTGGCTCGACATACACAACATTAGAAAATTTATTTGGACCTACTGCTTGTCGGAGTATTTTGTATTGTAAACAGTGCAAAAATCCTTTTGAAGCAATGAAACCAATATCAATTGATATGTAA
- the paaB gene encoding 1,2-phenylacetyl-CoA epoxidase subunit PaaB translates to MTKGFYQEFEVFSKKNDVAPMQYQFSLLAPNHDMALIMAQENFMRRELVADIWVVKREDVRKMNQDERETLKRLDNKDYRTTKGYGYLKKKWRHYEQEMLDEKEILSWGGEVKKS, encoded by the coding sequence ATGACGAAAGGGTTTTATCAAGAGTTTGAGGTGTTTAGTAAAAAAAATGATGTGGCACCGATGCAGTATCAGTTTAGTCTGTTAGCTCCTAACCATGATATGGCACTCATAATGGCTCAGGAGAACTTTATGCGTCGTGAACTTGTTGCAGACATCTGGGTCGTAAAGCGTGAAGATGTGCGTAAAATGAATCAGGATGAAAGAGAAACGCTTAAACGCTTGGATAATAAAGACTATCGAACGACGAAGGGGTACGGCTATTTAAAGAAGAAGTGGAGACATTATGAGCAGGAAATGCTTGATGAGAAAGAGATCTTATCATGGGGAGGGGAAGTGAAAAAATCATGA
- a CDS encoding EthD family reductase, giving the protein MIKLIALYKHPENQEKFDEHYFGTHGPITAKIPGLRKMEVTKIVGSPMGGEGKYYLMCEMYYDSHQALKEAMKTDEAKASGKDLMSFAGDLVTLMIGEEVND; this is encoded by the coding sequence ATGATTAAATTAATCGCGCTATATAAGCATCCGGAGAATCAAGAGAAATTTGATGAACATTATTTTGGAACACATGGACCTATTACAGCTAAAATTCCAGGCTTGAGAAAAATGGAGGTAACGAAAATCGTTGGTTCTCCAATGGGTGGCGAAGGAAAATATTATTTAATGTGTGAGATGTATTATGATAGCCACCAAGCATTAAAGGAAGCGATGAAGACGGATGAAGCAAAGGCTTCAGGAAAAGATTTGATGTCGTTTGCAGGTGATTTAGTTACCTTAATGATTGGTGAGGAAGTCAATGACTGA